A region of Mesorhizobium sp. M3A.F.Ca.ET.080.04.2.1 DNA encodes the following proteins:
- the trbL gene encoding P-type conjugative transfer protein TrbL — translation MVSLKRACALETTFVVVAILLIASSPAFAQQGQVLTTLENQVVTATKGWESTIMDAARSLFWILAGIEIGIAAVWLAINAASLDAWFAELVRRIMFIGLFAFILDRGPSLAKAIVDSLFQIGADGGSASPANIFDAGIHVASKMSEQAKFGLWEDNALAIAAVFAMVVIVVAFSLVAAIFVAVMVEMYIGLLAGMIMLGLGGSSYTKDFAVRYLVYAFSVGMKLMALVMIAKIGSDILLGLAEAPTAESDQFITTLAIAGISVVVFVIAMYVPPIIQGVVQGASVSGGMEAIRHGGQTATFAAGGAFLGASAARTGAQAASAARAGGSSMAGAALRGMASGIGNAGWAAGSAAKEKAIASPGAYAGSLLGLANAKLDHSRSPGISAKLPTPPPLNENK, via the coding sequence ATGGTGAGTCTCAAACGCGCTTGTGCGCTCGAAACGACCTTCGTTGTCGTTGCGATCCTGCTGATCGCGAGCTCGCCGGCGTTCGCCCAGCAGGGCCAGGTCCTGACCACGCTGGAGAACCAGGTCGTCACGGCCACTAAGGGCTGGGAATCGACGATCATGGATGCCGCGCGCTCCCTGTTCTGGATCCTCGCCGGCATCGAGATCGGGATAGCGGCGGTGTGGCTAGCGATCAATGCCGCCTCGCTCGACGCTTGGTTCGCTGAACTGGTGCGCCGTATCATGTTCATCGGCTTGTTCGCCTTCATCCTCGATCGAGGTCCGTCATTGGCCAAAGCGATCGTGGACAGCCTCTTTCAGATCGGCGCCGACGGCGGTTCGGCCTCGCCCGCCAATATCTTCGACGCCGGCATCCATGTCGCCTCGAAAATGTCCGAACAGGCGAAGTTCGGGCTCTGGGAGGACAACGCGCTGGCAATCGCCGCGGTCTTCGCCATGGTGGTGATCGTCGTCGCTTTCAGCCTCGTTGCCGCGATCTTCGTTGCAGTCATGGTGGAGATGTATATCGGACTACTCGCCGGCATGATCATGCTCGGCCTCGGAGGATCCTCCTACACCAAGGATTTCGCCGTTCGGTACCTCGTCTATGCGTTCTCGGTCGGCATGAAGCTGATGGCGCTTGTCATGATCGCCAAGATCGGCTCCGATATTCTTCTCGGACTGGCCGAAGCGCCGACGGCCGAATCCGACCAGTTCATCACCACGCTCGCCATCGCCGGCATCTCCGTGGTGGTGTTCGTCATCGCTATGTATGTGCCGCCGATCATTCAGGGCGTTGTCCAGGGCGCATCGGTCTCGGGTGGCATGGAAGCGATCCGCCACGGCGGGCAGACAGCGACCTTCGCCGCCGGCGGTGCCTTTCTTGGCGCAAGCGCTGCGAGGACCGGCGCTCAGGCGGCAAGTGCGGCGAGGGCAGGGGGCTCGTCTATGGCGGGTGCCGCGCTCCGTGGCATGGCGTCAGGGATCGGAAATGCCGGATGGGCGGCAGGATCGGCAGCCAAGGAAAAGGCAATCGCTTCCCCCGGCGCCTATGCCGGCTCGCTGCTCGGCCTCGCCAACGCCAAGCTCGACCACTCGCGCAGCCCCGGCATATCGGCGAAGCTTCCGACGCCTCCGCCCCTCAACGAGAACAAGTAA
- a CDS encoding conjugal transfer protein TrbF: MAGRTPPDNPYLAARNEWNERYGSYVKAASAWRIVGITGMAMAVVGFTYSIYQSTQVKLVPYIVEVDKLGTAVNAGFPQPIEYADPRVVRATLGGFVSNFRSVTPDAVVQKQYIDRTYALLRTSDPATEKVNAWFRSNSPFEKAKNATIAVEVNNVVALSNQSYQIDWTEFERDRRGRETAVRRFRAIATVTLTPPQDEGVIRLNPIGLYLSDFDWTAQL; encoded by the coding sequence ATGGCCGGACGCACCCCGCCCGACAATCCCTATCTTGCTGCGCGCAATGAGTGGAACGAGCGTTACGGCTCCTACGTGAAGGCCGCCTCGGCCTGGCGCATCGTCGGCATCACCGGCATGGCAATGGCCGTCGTCGGTTTCACCTACTCGATCTACCAAAGCACGCAGGTCAAGCTGGTCCCTTATATTGTCGAGGTCGACAAGCTCGGCACCGCCGTCAACGCGGGCTTTCCGCAACCGATCGAATATGCGGACCCGCGGGTTGTGCGGGCCACGCTCGGCGGCTTCGTCTCAAACTTCCGGTCGGTGACGCCGGATGCGGTCGTGCAAAAGCAGTACATCGACCGCACCTATGCGCTGCTGCGCACCTCCGACCCGGCTACGGAGAAAGTCAACGCCTGGTTCCGCTCGAACTCCCCGTTCGAAAAGGCCAAGAACGCCACGATCGCGGTTGAGGTAAACAACGTCGTCGCGCTCTCGAACCAGAGCTATCAGATCGATTGGACCGAGTTCGAGCGCGACCGCCGCGGCCGAGAGACGGCCGTGCGCCGGTTTCGCGCCATCGCCACCGTCACGCTGACGCCACCTCAGGACGAAGGCGTGATCCGCCTCAATCCGATCGGACTTTATCTCAGCGATTTCGACTGGACCGCGCAGCTTTGA
- a CDS encoding ABC transporter permease, translating to MASNTAALLAAVPIGLILFFLLLPTLIVIPMSVGTSPYIEFPPLGLTFKWYKAYFSDPDWMAATWFSLRIAVATTFTATVIGTLAAVALIRGRLPAKEYLQALTLAPLIVPHIVIAVSLYLFFAPLGLVGNFYGFVIAHSMLAVPYVVITVSAALQRFDPNLELAALNCGATRLQAFFHIVLPNIRPGVAAGAVFAFLASFDEATVAFFISGTEGKTITRKMFEDIDFNLTPVIAAVSTVLTLVSLVLMSTIEIARRRSDHDRLG from the coding sequence ATCGCCAGCAATACGGCGGCACTTCTTGCCGCGGTGCCGATCGGGTTAATCCTGTTTTTCCTTCTGCTGCCGACGCTCATCGTCATCCCGATGTCTGTCGGCACCTCACCCTACATTGAGTTCCCGCCCCTGGGGCTCACATTCAAGTGGTACAAGGCGTATTTCAGCGACCCGGATTGGATGGCCGCGACCTGGTTCAGCCTTCGTATCGCTGTTGCGACGACGTTCACGGCCACGGTCATCGGCACGCTTGCCGCTGTTGCATTGATCCGAGGCCGACTGCCTGCCAAAGAGTACCTCCAGGCGCTGACGCTGGCTCCGCTTATCGTCCCCCATATCGTCATCGCCGTCTCGCTCTATCTTTTCTTTGCCCCCCTCGGCCTGGTGGGCAACTTCTACGGGTTCGTCATTGCCCACTCGATGCTGGCGGTGCCCTACGTGGTGATCACAGTAAGTGCCGCTCTGCAGCGCTTTGATCCGAACCTCGAGCTTGCGGCACTCAATTGCGGCGCCACGCGCCTGCAGGCGTTTTTCCACATCGTGCTGCCGAACATCCGGCCCGGCGTTGCCGCCGGCGCGGTCTTCGCTTTCCTCGCCTCGTTCGATGAGGCGACCGTTGCCTTCTTCATCTCCGGCACCGAGGGCAAGACGATCACGCGCAAGATGTTCGAGGACATCGATTTCAATCTTACGCCGGTGATCGCCGCCGTTTCGACTGTCCTGACGCTGGTCTCGCTGGTGCTCATGAGCACGATTGAGATTGCGCGGCGGCGGAGCGACCATGACCGTCTGGGATGA
- the trbG gene encoding P-type conjugative transfer protein TrbG, whose amino-acid sequence MISPTVKYGAVPISVFVSVFTAASSIPTASFADGVSANEAKGIGISSQWRGSRGLVTKGADGKVIFLYGEVQPSVVCSPLQVCDIELQQGEVVRDVLVGDTVRWKVEPATSGAAGGQSIHLVVKPSEPDLVTSMIVTTSRRTYHFQLKSHQTQYMARVGFEYPEDVSEKLADINARIEASTIPGAGVPAEQLNFSYSISGNAGWRPTRVYSDGQKTYIQFPRSLSGQDAPVLFVISGGQNRIVNYRMKGDMMVVDYHVDRAVLVSGVGWRQEKVTIRRGGR is encoded by the coding sequence ATGATCTCCCCGACCGTCAAATACGGAGCCGTGCCCATCTCGGTGTTCGTGTCCGTGTTCACCGCCGCATCCTCCATCCCGACCGCTTCTTTTGCCGATGGCGTCTCGGCCAATGAGGCGAAGGGCATCGGGATCTCGAGCCAGTGGCGCGGCAGCCGCGGGCTCGTGACCAAGGGCGCCGACGGAAAGGTCATCTTCCTCTACGGCGAGGTCCAGCCATCCGTGGTCTGCTCGCCGCTCCAGGTTTGCGACATCGAGCTTCAGCAGGGCGAGGTCGTGCGTGACGTCCTCGTCGGCGACACCGTTCGCTGGAAGGTTGAGCCGGCGACGTCGGGCGCTGCCGGCGGCCAGTCCATCCATCTGGTCGTCAAGCCTTCCGAGCCGGACCTGGTGACGTCGATGATCGTCACGACCTCGCGGCGGACCTATCACTTCCAGCTCAAATCGCACCAGACCCAGTACATGGCGCGCGTCGGCTTCGAATATCCGGAGGATGTTTCGGAAAAACTCGCCGACATCAATGCGCGCATCGAGGCAAGCACGATCCCCGGTGCCGGTGTGCCGGCCGAACAGCTCAATTTCTCTTATTCTATCTCGGGCAACGCCGGCTGGCGGCCGACCCGCGTCTATTCGGACGGGCAAAAGACCTACATCCAATTCCCGCGCTCACTCTCCGGACAGGACGCGCCAGTTCTCTTCGTGATCTCGGGCGGGCAGAACAGGATCGTCAACTACAGAATGAAGGGCGACATGATGGTGGTCGACTATCATGTCGACCGCGCGGTTCTCGTCTCCGGCGTCGGCTGGCGTCAGGAAAAGGTGACGATCCGGCGGGGAGGGCGGTGA
- the trbJ gene encoding P-type conjugative transfer protein TrbJ, whose product MLSFAAPHLALAGGVTGQATEWTQLANNAELVKLLESSGVQVENQVKQIAQLAEQIQNQLNIYQNMLQNTAQLPNHIWGQVENDLNRLQGIVAQGNGVAFSMGNIDDVLKQRFQSFADMKTNLPNGEAFSSTYQSWSDTNRDTIGGTLKAANLTAEQFSSEESTMASLRSMSESADGQMKALQVGHQIAAQEVAQLRKLRGLVSQQMTMMGTWYQSEQAQKDVAQARREKFFNAPANDIRGGQTMEPRW is encoded by the coding sequence ATGCTGTCCTTCGCCGCTCCTCATTTGGCTCTCGCCGGCGGCGTAACCGGACAGGCAACCGAATGGACGCAGCTCGCCAACAACGCCGAACTCGTCAAGCTCCTCGAGAGCTCAGGCGTGCAAGTCGAAAACCAGGTCAAGCAGATCGCTCAGCTCGCCGAGCAGATCCAAAATCAGCTGAACATCTATCAGAACATGCTCCAGAACACGGCGCAGTTGCCCAATCACATTTGGGGTCAGGTCGAAAACGACCTCAACCGCCTGCAGGGCATCGTTGCGCAGGGGAACGGCGTCGCCTTCTCAATGGGCAATATCGACGACGTGCTGAAGCAGCGCTTCCAGAGCTTCGCCGACATGAAAACCAACCTGCCAAACGGAGAGGCCTTCTCATCCACCTATCAAAGCTGGTCCGACACCAATCGCGACACGATCGGCGGCACGCTGAAGGCAGCGAACCTGACGGCCGAGCAGTTTTCCAGCGAGGAGTCGACCATGGCTTCCCTCCGCTCAATGTCCGAGAGCGCCGACGGCCAGATGAAGGCGTTGCAGGTCGGGCATCAGATCGCGGCGCAGGAAGTCGCGCAGCTCCGGAAACTGCGCGGTCTCGTCTCGCAACAGATGACCATGATGGGCACCTGGTACCAGTCCGAGCAGGCGCAAAAGGACGTCGCCCAGGCCCGCCGCGAAAAGTTCTTCAACGCACCGGCGAACGACATTCGCGGCGGCCAGACGATGGAGCCCCGCTGGTGA
- a CDS encoding cold-shock protein: protein MSKYRDHRDQGRRRDYGEDSRSSDRTSEPSYFQRRPVVAADPTTAEVVWFNANKGFGFVKLADGAEAYLHIRVLEAAGSGGVSDGTRLKVTIEETPRGRQVAQVLEVGEAVSKPSVHSGRAGAPSGSGSGTTSEGMVKWYNPDKGFGFIAPSDGGRDIFVHATALARSGLGGLAEGQKVLFESGQGKKGLEVQTIRLP from the coding sequence ATGAGCAAATATAGAGACCATCGCGATCAAGGGCGGCGTCGAGATTATGGCGAAGACAGTCGATCTTCCGATCGAACGTCGGAACCCAGCTATTTTCAGCGTCGGCCCGTGGTAGCTGCTGATCCTACGACCGCTGAGGTGGTCTGGTTCAACGCCAACAAGGGCTTCGGCTTCGTGAAGCTCGCTGACGGTGCTGAGGCCTACCTGCACATACGAGTTCTGGAGGCCGCGGGGAGCGGAGGCGTCTCCGATGGAACTCGCCTGAAAGTTACGATTGAAGAAACTCCAAGAGGACGGCAGGTGGCGCAGGTGCTGGAGGTTGGCGAGGCCGTCTCCAAGCCTTCTGTCCATAGCGGGCGCGCCGGAGCGCCCTCCGGAAGCGGTTCGGGGACGACAAGCGAGGGAATGGTGAAGTGGTACAATCCAGATAAGGGTTTTGGCTTCATCGCGCCCTCTGATGGCGGTAGGGACATTTTTGTTCATGCGACCGCGCTGGCCCGCTCGGGGCTCGGCGGACTTGCGGAAGGGCAAAAGGTTCTCTTTGAAAGCGGGCAGGGCAAGAAGGGTCTTGAGGTTCAGACCATTCGCCTCCCCTAG
- a CDS encoding M81 family metallopeptidase — MTVWDEAWARLAPRANKGRNLVHGAMPSGGAKHRRRLDERPSSRRRILVGRLFHESHSFSPQITFSEAFEVKRGEHVLAHARHSGTTLGGIVKRATELGYLLVPTVSAVAPPGGLVDHDFYVQLRDALIALARQERYDAIALELHGAMATTELPDADGDLLVRLREAVGPDVPIGIGLDLHAHVTGAMLSSVDICIACKENPHSDVILCGERVVECLAAVLDGTLDPVLTMAKVPMILPGAAETGSGPLAELHARARVLVAAHTEIWDVSLFNVYPYADDQGMGQAVVVLTHGLSRLAQTAAIELAEFFWACREHFQDGLLTIDQAFELIAREPDRRPYILADMGDRVLAGAPGDSTAIIETALARADRPRGAVPVTDPESVQAAAMAGIGAQVTLAIGGGLTPGFVPHTVSGVVAAISDGRFVIGGPFGAGEETSLGRTAVLVVDDRLRIMLTSKPGFTHDPAAFASQGIDVASQDFVVVKSGYHFKLNFAGIGAPLGVATPGIGYYTPGLLQWRRARFWPEHEVHQPEIRAYVNAKSAKTPAD; from the coding sequence ATGACCGTCTGGGATGAAGCTTGGGCCCGGCTAGCGCCACGCGCCAATAAAGGGAGAAATCTTGTGCATGGAGCAATGCCATCAGGCGGAGCCAAACATCGGCGCCGACTGGACGAAAGGCCGTCGTCTCGCAGACGCATTCTCGTTGGGCGCCTCTTTCATGAGTCTCACAGTTTCAGCCCGCAGATCACCTTCAGTGAGGCGTTCGAAGTGAAGCGTGGCGAGCACGTGCTCGCTCACGCACGGCACTCCGGGACGACCCTTGGCGGCATCGTCAAGCGGGCAACGGAGCTTGGCTACTTGCTGGTGCCGACAGTCTCGGCCGTTGCTCCTCCCGGTGGCTTGGTAGACCATGACTTTTATGTTCAGCTGCGGGACGCGCTGATCGCTCTGGCTCGCCAAGAGCGGTACGACGCCATCGCGCTCGAATTGCACGGCGCAATGGCCACGACCGAGCTGCCGGATGCCGACGGGGATCTTCTGGTTCGTTTACGCGAGGCCGTGGGGCCGGACGTCCCGATAGGCATCGGTCTTGACCTGCATGCCCATGTTACAGGGGCCATGCTCAGTTCGGTTGATATCTGCATCGCATGCAAGGAGAACCCGCATTCCGACGTGATTTTATGCGGTGAGCGGGTAGTTGAATGCCTGGCGGCAGTGCTGGACGGAACGCTCGACCCGGTCCTCACCATGGCCAAGGTGCCCATGATTTTGCCCGGAGCCGCCGAGACCGGTAGCGGCCCTCTTGCCGAACTGCATGCACGTGCACGTGTGCTCGTCGCTGCGCATACGGAGATCTGGGACGTCTCTCTGTTCAATGTCTATCCCTATGCAGATGACCAGGGCATGGGACAGGCAGTGGTCGTGCTGACGCATGGCCTCAGCCGGCTTGCGCAAACTGCCGCAATTGAGCTCGCTGAGTTTTTCTGGGCTTGTCGCGAGCACTTCCAAGACGGCCTTCTGACTATCGATCAAGCGTTCGAGCTCATCGCTCGCGAGCCCGATCGGCGCCCTTACATCCTGGCCGACATGGGAGACCGGGTTCTGGCAGGGGCGCCTGGCGATAGCACGGCCATCATCGAAACAGCGCTGGCCCGGGCCGACCGCCCTCGTGGTGCCGTCCCGGTCACCGATCCCGAAAGCGTCCAAGCGGCAGCAATGGCCGGCATCGGAGCTCAGGTTACACTTGCCATCGGTGGAGGCCTAACGCCGGGATTCGTGCCTCACACGGTTTCCGGCGTGGTTGCCGCGATCAGCGATGGTCGCTTTGTGATCGGTGGACCGTTCGGTGCAGGCGAAGAAACGTCGCTCGGCCGCACCGCGGTGCTGGTGGTCGATGACCGGCTGAGAATCATGCTGACGAGCAAGCCGGGCTTCACCCACGACCCGGCGGCTTTTGCGAGCCAAGGCATCGATGTCGCGAGCCAGGATTTCGTCGTCGTGAAATCCGGATATCACTTCAAGCTGAATTTCGCTGGGATCGGCGCGCCGCTTGGCGTTGCGACGCCGGGAATTGGCTACTACACGCCAGGACTGCTGCAGTGGAGGAGAGCGCGATTCTGGCCTGAGCACGAAGTCCATCAGCCTGAAATCAGGGCTTATGTGAATGCCAAATCCGCCAAGACGCCGGCTGATTGA
- a CDS encoding nucleotidyltransferase and HEPN domain-containing protein — MKTSIDHLPEKKQRELARIMELIHEEFDDAIADGTTEFKKKGRILKMILFGSYARGDWVDEPHTMKGYRSDYDLLIVVNNRKLADFAYWYKAKDRLIRDQTVETPTNFIVHSRREVNTALREGQYFFTDIRRDGIVLYELDEEPLAEPRPLTPKEAYETAREHFENRFPGARNFHKLFATALEGRMWKEAAFLLHQALEHGYATLLLVLTNYSPPSHKLSFLSALAEDQDRRLAEVWPRDQQRYRAWFNTLNEAYVKARYSKHYDISEEALGWLGERTAELQRLVEEICRGHLRRLKEAVVG, encoded by the coding sequence ATGAAGACCAGCATTGATCATCTGCCGGAGAAAAAGCAGCGCGAGCTTGCCCGGATCATGGAACTCATCCATGAAGAATTCGACGACGCCATTGCAGATGGCACGACCGAATTCAAGAAGAAGGGCCGGATCCTCAAGATGATCTTGTTCGGCTCCTACGCACGTGGAGACTGGGTCGACGAGCCGCATACTATGAAAGGCTACCGATCGGACTACGACCTGCTGATAGTCGTCAACAATCGCAAGCTCGCCGATTTCGCTTACTGGTACAAGGCAAAGGACCGCCTTATTCGCGACCAGACTGTGGAAACGCCGACAAACTTCATCGTGCATTCGCGCCGTGAGGTGAATACGGCGCTGCGCGAAGGGCAGTACTTCTTCACTGACATCCGTCGCGATGGTATCGTGCTTTATGAGCTTGACGAGGAGCCGTTGGCCGAACCCCGGCCGCTCACTCCCAAGGAAGCATACGAAACTGCCAGAGAGCACTTCGAGAACAGATTTCCGGGAGCTCGCAATTTCCACAAACTGTTTGCCACTGCCCTTGAGGGTAGAATGTGGAAGGAGGCCGCATTCCTTTTGCATCAAGCCCTTGAGCATGGTTATGCGACGCTGCTGCTCGTCCTGACCAATTACAGCCCGCCCTCGCACAAGCTGTCATTCCTGAGTGCTTTGGCGGAAGATCAGGACCGGCGACTCGCCGAAGTCTGGCCGCGCGACCAGCAGCGGTACCGCGCATGGTTCAATACGTTGAACGAGGCCTATGTCAAAGCACGATACTCAAAGCATTACGACATCAGCGAAGAAGCGCTTGGTTGGCTCGGTGAGCGCACTGCGGAATTGCAGAGGCTGGTCGAAGAAATCTGCCGTGGCCACCTGCGGCGGTTGAAGGAAGCCGTGGTCGGCTGA
- the trbK gene encoding entry exclusion protein TrbK — protein MSLKVAVVIATLIALVGGGITVWVFVQPGTSPAGPLAAPDSDAERAKRREKFFGGDRDRDIRSGQEMKPRW, from the coding sequence GTGAGCCTCAAAGTCGCCGTCGTGATTGCGACACTTATCGCTCTCGTCGGAGGAGGGATTACCGTCTGGGTCTTTGTCCAGCCGGGCACCTCACCCGCCGGCCCTCTTGCCGCTCCCGATTCCGACGCAGAGCGCGCCAAGCGCCGCGAGAAGTTCTTTGGCGGCGATAGGGATCGCGACATCCGCAGCGGACAGGAGATGAAGCCGAGATGGTGA
- the trbI gene encoding IncP-type conjugal transfer protein TrbI produces MVQSLKLGGTPEAEQGSGLRRLNRLPVIVVILLVVAFLAVILYGLTSRGLYFRKDPGIGETSGNPASTFADQIKRGVSDGIIGEPQQTTYQPTPVENKPTRTEPDIMPSQPSHQEEPGRAQELEPEEIWRARLDREQKEQYLRERHRQRMGRLQANDAAYDAPIAIDQGKLGRESEPGSRVTQGAGPGSSNASAIGSTSDLYAAALRAGLGDANVDPNGQRSKEDFFNTDLKELGYLPSRVVPQQSPYELKRGSVIPATLITGINSDLPGRITAQVSQNVYDSATGHHLLIPQGTKLLGRYDSKVSFGQSRVLVVWTDIIFPNGATLQIGGMAGTDAQGYGGFRDKVDRKWLQTFGSAILIAVIGTGIDMAVPESSTLAAQDTASDAARRNFAETFGRVADRTIQRNMDVQPTLEIRPGYKFNVLVDQDIVFPRLHSR; encoded by the coding sequence ATGGTCCAATCCCTCAAGCTGGGCGGCACCCCGGAGGCGGAGCAGGGCTCCGGTTTGAGGCGACTCAACCGGCTGCCGGTCATCGTCGTCATCCTGCTCGTAGTCGCCTTCCTCGCCGTCATTCTCTACGGGCTGACCTCGCGCGGGCTGTACTTTCGGAAGGATCCCGGCATCGGCGAAACATCCGGCAATCCGGCATCCACCTTCGCCGACCAGATCAAGCGCGGAGTCTCGGACGGGATCATCGGGGAGCCGCAGCAAACCACTTACCAACCCACGCCTGTCGAGAACAAGCCGACCCGGACGGAACCCGACATCATGCCGTCGCAGCCGTCGCATCAGGAGGAGCCTGGCAGGGCGCAAGAACTGGAACCCGAAGAAATCTGGCGAGCCCGCCTGGATCGAGAGCAGAAAGAGCAGTATCTGCGCGAACGTCACCGCCAGCGGATGGGCCGATTGCAGGCCAATGACGCAGCCTATGACGCGCCGATCGCCATCGATCAGGGCAAGCTGGGACGGGAAAGCGAGCCCGGCTCGCGGGTCACTCAAGGCGCCGGTCCGGGCTCTTCCAATGCATCAGCGATCGGGTCGACGTCTGATCTCTATGCGGCGGCCTTGCGCGCCGGGCTTGGCGACGCCAACGTCGATCCCAATGGCCAGCGTAGCAAGGAGGACTTTTTCAACACGGATCTGAAGGAGCTCGGGTACCTTCCAAGCCGTGTGGTTCCGCAGCAATCTCCCTATGAGCTGAAGCGGGGGTCTGTTATCCCAGCGACGCTCATTACCGGCATCAACTCGGATCTGCCTGGCCGCATCACCGCACAGGTCTCCCAGAACGTCTACGATAGTGCCACGGGTCACCATCTCCTTATACCGCAGGGGACAAAGCTCCTCGGCCGCTATGACAGCAAGGTATCATTCGGGCAGAGCCGCGTTCTCGTAGTCTGGACCGACATCATCTTCCCGAATGGAGCGACGCTCCAGATCGGCGGAATGGCGGGAACCGACGCCCAAGGCTATGGCGGGTTTCGTGACAAGGTCGATCGCAAGTGGCTCCAGACCTTCGGATCGGCAATCCTGATCGCGGTGATCGGGACCGGCATCGACATGGCCGTTCCGGAGAGTTCGACGCTCGCGGCGCAGGACACGGCATCCGACGCGGCGCGGCGGAATTTTGCGGAAACGTTCGGCCGTGTCGCCGACCGGACGATCCAGCGGAACATGGACGTGCAGCCGACACTGGAAATCAGACCGGGCTACAAGTTCAACGTTCTCGTCGACCAGGACATCGTATTTCCGCGGTTGCACTCCAGATAG
- a CDS encoding ABC transporter permease, whose translation MRAKPLAGSPFGGRPTSAQEYGPGLSLLLVAPLVLLLVGGFLYPVGKLFWGSVFVPEATFANYARILQEPLFLLVLWRTFEIAFVVTALALLLGYPVAMAMARVSGRTAMLIAACVLIPLWTSVLVRSYAWIVLLQRNGVVNNALIETGLTGTPLRLLYTQGAVIAAMTQVLLPFMILPIYSVVRNIPDDFVRAARNLGAGSLQAFFRVTLPLSLPGVTAGVLITFILSLGFYITPALVGGPGTLMMSTLIGQQTTELLDWPFAGALAAVLLAATLLLVIVFRRALALNKGFKLG comes from the coding sequence ATGCGCGCCAAACCCTTGGCAGGGAGTCCTTTTGGGGGCCGCCCAACTTCGGCGCAGGAATATGGGCCGGGTCTGTCGCTGCTTCTCGTAGCCCCGCTTGTCCTGCTTCTCGTTGGGGGCTTCCTCTACCCGGTCGGAAAGCTCTTTTGGGGCAGTGTCTTCGTACCGGAAGCGACGTTTGCGAACTACGCGCGAATCCTGCAGGAGCCGCTATTCCTGCTTGTTCTGTGGCGCACGTTCGAGATCGCCTTCGTCGTTACCGCTCTCGCCTTGCTGCTTGGCTACCCGGTGGCTATGGCGATGGCCCGCGTCTCTGGGCGCACAGCAATGCTGATTGCCGCCTGCGTGCTCATCCCCTTGTGGACGAGCGTCCTCGTTCGCTCCTACGCCTGGATAGTGCTCCTCCAGCGAAACGGTGTCGTCAACAACGCCCTGATCGAGACAGGGCTGACAGGGACGCCGTTGCGGCTCCTCTATACACAGGGCGCCGTGATCGCGGCGATGACGCAGGTTCTGCTGCCCTTCATGATTTTGCCGATCTATTCGGTTGTCCGCAACATTCCCGATGACTTTGTGAGAGCGGCGCGCAATCTTGGCGCCGGCAGCCTCCAGGCTTTCTTTCGCGTCACGTTGCCGCTGAGCCTTCCCGGCGTGACGGCAGGGGTGCTCATCACCTTCATTCTGTCGCTTGGGTTCTACATCACGCCGGCGCTCGTCGGCGGACCAGGCACTCTTATGATGTCGACCTTGATCGGTCAGCAGACGACGGAACTCCTTGACTGGCCATTCGCAGGAGCGCTGGCCGCGGTTCTGCTCGCCGCCACGCTTTTGCTGGTCATTGTTTTCCGGCGCGCGCTCGCGCTTAACAAGGGGTTCAAACTTGGCTAA
- the trbH gene encoding conjugal transfer protein TrbH encodes MAASPFRALVAAAVLASLLSGCQSVGTDGLGASDAPAEISGPAASAIAGDMVSRLAEHVGPGKATVVLKQDNSPFGEALQSALRGWGYAVVTDQKTGKETRTVPLTYQIVPYDGQVLARLSTDQVELGRAYVTSPGSAQPSSALSVMKRS; translated from the coding sequence ATGGCAGCTTCCCCCTTCCGCGCCCTCGTCGCTGCCGCAGTCCTCGCCTCCTTACTTTCCGGATGTCAATCAGTCGGAACCGACGGTCTTGGCGCAAGCGATGCTCCGGCCGAGATTTCTGGACCGGCTGCAAGCGCGATCGCCGGCGACATGGTGAGTCGGCTGGCCGAACACGTGGGGCCGGGGAAGGCGACGGTCGTGCTCAAACAGGACAATTCGCCCTTCGGAGAGGCGCTTCAATCTGCCCTGCGCGGCTGGGGCTACGCTGTCGTCACGGATCAGAAGACCGGCAAGGAAACAAGGACTGTCCCGCTCACCTATCAGATCGTGCCCTATGACGGCCAGGTTCTCGCGCGCCTGTCGACGGATCAAGTTGAACTCGGTCGTGCGTACGTCACGTCTCCTGGCAGCGCGCAGCCCTCCAGCGCGCTCTCGGTCATGAAGCGAAGCTAG